TTGGGTAATCAAAGGGAAATTATGTGCGTTTTTTGCTGTTTCGTCCGCGAGCTCGTTTCCTAAAATCCCGCAGTGTCCCGGGACCCATAGaattaagattttatttttcttgtatttgTTTAGGATATTTCTGATGGAGGTGGTGTAgtagttttggctttttatgttttcaatttcttttagGGCTGATAGGGAATCTGTGCAGATTGCAAATTTTCCTCGTTGTTTGCTGGCGTGGTTGCATGCTGTCAGAATTGCTGCTATTTCGGCTGTGTATAAGTTAACAATTAACAATGTATTGCTTCGTAGCAACTAAGTAGCTTTGtataaacaatgctgacgCGCCAGAATTGGGTTCAGCGCTCCGCGCAAAGAACGCCTGGCAGCGGAAAGCTGACACTTCCTATCGGGAGTGTTGCTTCACGCTGCAAgaaatgctgagtcggcttgccgacTTGTGGTGGCGCGATGCATTGCTCGAGGGTAAACTTAGTTTCAATATTGTCTTCTACTCAGTTCAAATCTTGTGTCGAAATAAACCACAACTTGCTCCGGCTTACTGCCGTTAAACACAATTGTTCTTATTTACAATCAAATCGCTATCGCCACAAGGCTAGTGATAATAACTAAGGGGGCGAAGTCAAGCCCTCCAACATAATCTCCGTAAACAGTGTCTAAGACGAACCTCAGCTAAAGAAGGAAGATCTCTGGACCCACCGGAATTTATataattggcgcccaaccaACAATCTGAACCCACCAATCTAATTTAACACACTTTGTCAGGCGACAAACAGGGTAGTTAAGTTAGAAGACCATGTAAGTTTTACAAGTGACTTCATTGAAGCAATCAAGAAATTTACTAGTGAAAAAAGTTGTGTATCTGGCCACGTAATAGTTGTGCGTTGTGGATTTAATCGCAAAAgcattgcatattttcggcagagtaaatttttgttgcataccttattaaaaaataagtgttgcatactttttagAGGaaccaaaaattttttttatttgcatacccagttttaataaaatacattgCATACCCTCTTTTagtaaaaaatattgcatactTTGACGAAACAAATTTTCGTTGCATACCCAATAAAAGATTATTATATTGCATACCTTTTCCTGTCATACATAATAAGCCGATCGTTTGTGCTCGGCGAAAATACATATTTGTGTTGTGTCAACCAACCAATGAGTTGGGCAGGTACTTATAGAGACATAAAGGTTGAATACGATAGTGAGGACAGTTGGGAGGAGGAACAAGCAAGCCCGATAGTAGATCAGCCGTTAGCTAGCCCCCCTATAAACAGCACCATGGACCCAGCTCAGATCCAAGCATTTATCGACAATGCCGTCAGACAGGCATTGGCACAACAACAGACCCAGTTTcaatcacttttttttttttttaaattaattaacatctttatttaatattattcaggaacaggtcaatcACAAATAAACACCTTAGCTGCGCGGGTACAGAGTTTGCAGGTGGAAGCACCGCAAATCATCACGTACGAGAAGGTTACTGTGAATCCTGAGGTTAGGTGTGACTTACCATTAGACATAATCAAGTCTGTGCCAGAGTTCTCTGGCACCCAAGACGAGTATGTGGCCTGGAGACAGGCGGCCATATACGCTTATGACCTATTCAAGCCTTATAATGGCAGTAGCGCGCATTACCAAGCTGTAGCTATCTTACGAAACAAAATTAGAGGCGCAGCTGGGGCCTTGCTCGTGTCTCACAACACTGTACTGAATTTCGATGCCATTTTGGCCAGGTTAGACTGCACGTATTCAGATAAGACATCCCTACGCCTACTGAGGCAGGGATTGGAGATGGTCAGGCAAGGGGACCTGCCATTGATGCAGTACTATGACGAAGTCGAGAAGAAGTTGACGCTCGTCACCAATAAGATTGTGATGACACACGAACAAGAGGGCGCTGACTTGCTCAACGCGGAGGTTAGAGCCGATGCCCTCCATGCTTTCACCTCGGGCCTCAAAAAGTCCCTTAGAGCTGTGGTTTTCCCGGCTCAACCTAAAGACTTGCCATCTGCCCTGGCTCTGGCCAGAGAAGCAGAAGCAAGCATTGAAAGGAGCATGTTCGCAACTTCCTACGCCAAGGCCGTAGAGGAACGTGCGCAGACGTCTGGAAACGGCAAGGGCCGCTTCCAGGGTAGACAGGGAAAAGACAACAAAGAGGAACAAGGCCAGGACAGAAACCCACACTTTGTCAGGCGACAAAAGGGTAATGGTAATGGTCAGACCAACAATGACAACCAGGCGCAAGCACCTCAACCTATGGAGGTCGACTCGTGCTCCAATTTCAGGCAGCGCACTGAATATAATATGAATAATCCCAATGAGTCCAATGCCTCTAAGAGGAGAAATTCTTCGGACCGTTTCACAGGGCCGAGACGTCAACGCCTGAACAACATTGTCCAAGAGACCCCCAAAACCAATGACTCGAAGACAAAAGACCCCAAGCAGGAGTATGAGAAGGCAGCAAAGGCTGCCGTTGAGGAAATTGATAGTGACAATGAGTACGCTCCAAGCGATGACTCATTGAATTTTTTAGGGGGCGCTCCCGGTTGCCGGTCATTGAACGACGGTTGGCTGGGAGGACTTTAAAGATGTTAATTGACACCGGCGCggcaaaaaattacattaagCCCGTAAAGGAGCTAAAAAATGTAAGGCCGGTCGCCAGTCCGTTCTCGGTGAGCTCTATACATGGCTCCACCGAAATCAAACAAAAGTGCTTTATGAAGGTCTTCAAGCACAACGCTCCATTCTTCCTATTGAATTCCATTAACTCGTTCGACGCTATTATAGGCTTAGACCTGTTAACACAGGCCGGAGTCAAGTTGAACCTAGCTGAGGAGTCTTTAGAGTATCAGGGCATTTGTGAAAAACTTCATTTTTTCAGCTGCCCTAGTGTGAACTTCACGGATGTGAATGACATTGTGGTGCCTACCTCCATTAAAAAGGAGTTCAAGGACACAATTCTGAGAAGGAAAAAGGCCTTCTCTACTTCACACGAAGCTCTTCCTTTCAACACCGCTGTCACTGCCACAATTCGGACAGTAGACAACGAACCGGTGTACTCGAGAGCCTACCCAAACCTCATGGGTGTTTCTGACTTCGTGAATAACGAAGTCAAACAATTGCTAAAAGATGGCATTATCAGGCCATCAAGGTCTCCATATAACAGCCCGACGTGGGTTGTTGACAAAAAGGGCACTGACGCGTTCGGTAACCCGAACAAGAGGTTGGTAATAGACTTCAGGAAGCTCAATGAGCGCACTATCCCGGACCGTTACCCTATGCCTAGCATTCCCATGATTCTAGCGAATCTGGGAAAGGCAAAATTCTTCACTACCCTTGATCTTAAATCAGGGTATCACCAAATTTACCTCGCGGAACATGACCGTGAGAAGACGTCGTTCTCGGTAAACGGCGGCAAATACGAGTTTTGTCGTCTACCGTTCGGCTTGAGGAATGCAAGCAGCATTTTTCAAAGAGCCTTAGACGATGTACTAAGAGAACAAATTGGGAAAATATGTTACGCCTATGTAGATGACGTAATAATTTTCTCAGAAAATGAGGCCGACCATGTCCGACACATCGATACGGTGTTAAAATGCCTAATCGATGCCAACATGAGAGTACGCCAGGAGAAAACTAGATTCTTTAAAGAGAGTGTAGAATACCTCGGCTTTATTGTCAGTAAGGACGGAACTAAATCCGATCCGGAGAAGGTGAAGGCCATTCAGGAGTACCCTGAACCAGATAGCGTTTACAAGGTTAGGTCCTTCCTTGGTTTAGCCAGCTACTACAGAGTCTTCATCAAAGACTTTGCTGCCATAGCCCGCCCGATCACAGATATcctaaaaggggaaaatggTTCGGTGAGCAAACACATGTCTAAAAAAATTCCTGTTGAGTTTAATGAAACTCAACGCAACGCGTTCCAAAGGCTGCGAAACATACTAGCATCCGAGGATGTTATACTCAAATACCCCGACTTTAAAAAGCCTTTTGACCTTACTACAGATGCTTCGGCAAGTGGTATCGGTGCAGTCCTATCCCAGGAGGGCAGGCCAATCACCATGATATCGCGTACCCTTAAACAGCCCGAGCAGAACTACGCCACAAACGAAAGGGAATTGCTGGCGATTGTATGGGCCCTAGGTAAGTTGCAGAACTTCCTGTATGGCTCTAGggaaattaatatatttaccGACCATCAACCCCTCACTTTCGCTGTTGCCGACAGGAACACGAATGCCAAGATAAAGAGGTGGAAATCTTACATAGACCAGCACAATGCCAAGGTTTTCTACAAACCTGGCAAAGAAAATTTCGTGGCAGACGCCCTCTCTAGGTAGAATTTGAATGCCTTACAAAACGAACCCCAATCAGACGCTGCGACCATTCACAGTGAGCTCTCCCTGACCTACACGGTCGAGACCACGGACAAACCGTTAAATTGCTTCAGGAACCAGATCATTCTGGAGGCAGCACGTTTTCCGCTCAAACGGAACCTGGTGCTCTTTCGAAGCAAATCTCGCCACTTGATCAGCTTTACTGATAAAAGTTGGCTATTAAAAACACTTAAGGAGGTGGTAAATCCTGACGTCGTGAACGCTATTCACTGCGACTTGCCCACTCTGGCAAACTTCCAACACGACCTCATTTCCCACTTTCCAGCCACCCAATTTCGTCACTGTAAGAATGTCGTGTTAGACATAACCGACAAAAACGAACAGATCGAAATCGTCACTGCTGAGCACAACCGTGCTCACAGAGCCGCGCAGGAAAACATTAAACAAGTCCTTCGGGATTATTACTTTCCTAAAATGGGCAGTTTAGCTAAAGAAGTAGTAGCTAATTGTAGGGTTTGCACCCAAGCAAAGTATGACAGGCACCCGAAAAAGCAAGAGCTTGGGGAAACGCCCATACCCAGCTATACAGGTGAGATGGTGCATATTGACATATTCTCAACCGACAGGAAGCTATTCCTGACGTGTGTTGacaaattttctaaatttgcAATAGTGCAACCAGTGGTGTCTAGAACAATAGTGGACATCACAGCACCCCTGTTGCAGATCATTAACCTGTTCCCCAATATCAAAACGGTCTATTGTGACAATGAGCCCGCATTCAACTCGGAAACTGTCACCTCAATGCTCAAGAACAGCTTCGGCATTGACATAGTATATGCGCCCCCACTCCACAGCTCGTCCAATGGCCAAGTTGAACGGTTCCACAGCACATTGGCAGAAATCGCCAGGTGCCTGAGGTTGGACAAAAAAACGAATGACACAGTAGAACTAATCTTGAGGGCAACGATAGAATATAACAAAACCGTGCACTCAGTTACTCGTGAGAGACCAATTGAGGTGGTTCACCCAGGGGCCCACGAGCGCTGCCTAGAAATCAAGGCAAGATTAGTAAAGGCTCAGCAAGACAGCATCGGAAGATGCAACCCATCCCGGCAAAACCGCGTGTTTGAGGTGGGAGAACACGTGTTtgtaaaaaacaacaagaggTTGGGAAATAAGCTAACTCCACTATGCACCGAGCAAAAAGTGCAGGCAGACCTGGGAACGTCTGTTCTTattaaggggagggtggtccacaaggacaaccTCAAGTAGGCATCCCCTCTACAGTTAGGTAGTAAGTTATGTTAAGGAAAACCCGAGCACTGTAGTATCACCTTATCTTTAATTTCCAGGTTCACCCTCATGATGTTCATGTCCTTGGTAGTAGCGAATGCTCGGATCACTTTGTCCAAACATTCGAGTAACCTTTCCGAGTACGCTAGTATGATAGATGAAACGCAGAAACTGTCTGAGTCCTTTCCCCATTCACATATGCGTAAGTTGCTAGAGGTCGATACTGACCATCTTAGAACCTTGTTGTCCGTTCTCAAAGTCCACCATAGGATCGCTAGGAGTCTAGATTTCTTAGGTACAGCCTTAAAGGTGGTGGCGGGCACTCCCGATGCCACGGACCTCTTAAAGATTAAGATCACAGAGGCCCAACTAGTAGTCTAATTCCAGGCAGATAGCTATAAACTCCGAAACCCAGAAACAGATAAATAAGTTAACTGACACCATCAATAAGGTGATCACTGCCCGTAAAGGCGACTTGGTTGACACTCCGCACTTATATGAAGCACTACTGGCAAGAAATAGGATGCTGTCTacagaaattcaaaatttaattctcacTATTACTTTGGCCAAATCAAACATTATAAATCCCACAATTCTTGATCATGCCGACTTGAAGTCTCTTGTAGAACAGGATACCCCAATTGTCAGCTTAATAGAAGCATCTAAGATCAGAGTCCTCCAGTCCGAGAATAGCattcatattttaattgcctACCCTAGAGTCAAGTTCAGTTGCAAGAAAGTCGCCGTCTACCCTGTATCTCACCAACACACCATCTTGCGCCTCGACGAGGACACACTGGCCGAATGCGAACATGACACCTTTGCGGTCACCGGATGCACAGATACCACACACTACACGTTCTGCGAGCGGTCTCGGCGCGAAACTTGCGTGCGCTCACTCCATGCTGGAAACGCTGCTCAATGCCACACTCAACCCAGCCACTTGCGAGAAGTAAACCCCGTAGATGACGGCGTTGTGATTATCAACGAAGCCGCGGCTCACGTTAGCACTGATGGCAGCCCCGAAACACTGATAGAGGGAACCTACCTGGTAACCTTCGAGCGAACGGCAACCATCAACGGCTCAGAATTCGTAAATCTACGGAAAACACTAAGCAAGCAGCCAGGCATTGTGCGTTCACCACTACTTAGCATCGTTGGCCACGACCCTGTGCTCAGCATCCCTCTGCTACACCGGATGAGTAACGACAACCTACATTCCATCCAAAACCTTATGGATGATATGGAATCTGAAGGCTCGCCTAGACTCTGGTTCGTGGCTGGTGTGGTCCTAAACTTCGGCTTGATTGGCTCTCTCGCCCTTTATCTGGCATTAAGGAGAAGACGAGCCTCCAGGGAGATACAGCGCACCATCGACACTTTCAATATGACCGAGGACGGCCATAAACTTGaggggggagtagttaacaaTTAACAATGTATTGCTTCGTAGCAACTAAGTAGCTTTGtataaacaatgctgacgCGCCAGAATTGGGTTCAGCGCTCCGCGCAAAGAACGCCTGGCAGCGGAAAGCTGACACTTCCTATCGGGAGTGTTGCTTCACGCTGCAAgaaatgctgagtcggcttgccgacTTGTGGTGGCGCGATGCATTGCTCGAGGGTAAACTTAGTTTCAATATTGTCTTCTACTCAGTTCAAATCTTGTGTCGAAATAAACCACAACTTGCTCCGGCTTACTGCCGTTAAACACAATTGTTCTTATTTACAATCAAATCGCTATCGCCACAAGGCTAGTGATAATAACTAAGGGGGCGAAGTCAAGCCCTCCAACATAATCTCCGTAAACAGTGTCTAAGACGAACCTCAGCTAAAGAAGGAAGATCTCTGGACCCACCggaatttatataatttatatggaGGAGTATTGTGGGAGTATATTGGTGGTAAATAGTTTCTGTTTCCGTTGTTACGCTATATGAGACTCCGCTAGCTGACTTGGATCCATCTGTGTAAAGAAAGTGTCTGCCTGCtagtgtgttttttaattccttgaACTTTTGTTGGTATATTAATGGTGCCGTTTGCTTGTCAAGATAAAAATGATCTTATGAGCATAAAAGGAAAATTCGCTCAATCTTTCAAATGTGTATATCATGGACAGTTGAATATGTTTCTTGGACTGGAAGTTCAGCGAGAAGGCGAGCTGGGCGAGATAACGTTAAGTCAGAGCCAGTATATTGAAAATCTACTTCAGCGGCACGGTATTAAGGAGTGTAGAGCAGCTGCAACTCCACTGGATGCCGGATTCCAAATAAGACTGTGGCGCCCAGACTAAAACCCAGTCTGGCAACACGGCGTAAACAAGTACTAACGCCAAGACCTTTCCTGGATGACGATATCTTCTGATATCGTCAGACTGGCCACTCTGGACTTCAACCCCGCCGCGCAACAAGCTTACGGCATCAAGTCAACATTATATTGTatttcgaattaaataaagcagtaaCTACTTAAGTTACCATATTGGTGACCccgcaataaacaaaatgaatacCGGAGATTGTTCGCCTGCACCGCCAACTTCGCCTGACGCTGGTGAAATTCAATGCGGCAACAGCGCAGGCACCGTTATTCCTGTCGTCGAGTCGGTTGGCGTCATCAAGCTATGCAGATCGAAGCGCAATTTCAATGCAGCCGCATTTCTTCAGATAACACGCGCTACTACCATTTAATCAGTGCTTTGGATGCTGATATAATGACTGAAGTATCTGATGTTCTGGTGCAACCCTCGGAAGTCAACAAATACGAGCACCTGAAGGAGATTATCATCAAGCGCTTTACGGAATCACCGGACAGACAGTTGCAGCGCGCTTTGCTGGAGCTTGACCTTGGGGACAAGAAGCCCTCGCAGCTCCTTCGGCAAATGACAACTCTTGCTGACGGTCGCGCGTCTGCAGACGCCTTGCGAGTCCGCTGGCTCTCTCAGCTACCGCAGCACGTACAACGGAGTTTGAAGCTCCTACGCTCAGCAACTTTGGAAGCGCAAGCTGCACTCGCTGACGATCTCATGGAAGAGGAATCGGGTTCTTTTGTCATGGCTGCTGGGCCCTCCTCGGCACAATTCAGAGGCAACACCCGCGAATACCCGCCGGCAGCTGGCACAAGTGTCGTGGACGACTTGAAACGCGACATCGCTGCCATCAAGGCCTCTTTAACTCGTCTCCAGAACATGCAGCCCTCCAGCCATTCTTGCCCAGCCGATCGCAACGAGCAGCAACTCCGATCACCACGTGTCTGCTTTTATCATGCCAAATTCGGACCAAATGCACGAAAATGCTCCTCGCCCTGTGCCTGGGTGCCACAGCAGGGAAACTAAAGAAGCTGTCATCTGTTCAGGCGACTGGTGACAGCAAATCTCCAAGCACTCGCCTCTCAAAGGAGTACCGACTTCACATAATCGATCGTAATACCAACATAAAATTCCTTATTGATTCCGGATCAGTCATCTCACTCATACCTGTTTCGATAATCAAGGGAATGCATCGTCGCAAAGACGACTTCAAACTCTTCGCGGCCAACACGTCTATAATTGATACATACGGCACGCTAAATCTAACTTTTGGTCTCAACCTACAGCGTAAGTTCACCTGGTCGTTCGTCGTTGCGAACGTCCAATCAGCAATCATCGGAGCAGATTTCCTCACGCACCACGGCCTCATCCTCGACCTCAAGGGTAAACGCCTTATGGATCCCTCAAAAGCTGTTTCGACCAAAGGAGAAGTTGCAGAAGCAAAACTTTACAACGTTTCTACAATCAACGTGCAAAGTTTCAGTGGAATAGATCGCCCGTACTCCAATCTTCTTAGTCGCTTTGTGCAGATCACTCGTCCTAATGCGCCTTTAGCAACCCGCATTCATAATGAGGTTGCGCATTACATTCAAACAACTGGCCCACCTGTTTTCGACAAGCCAAGAAGGCTGACAggcgaaaaattaaaagcggcacGCCGGGACTTCGATCTCTTACTCCAGCAAGGAGTGATTCGTCCCTCCAGCAGCCAATGGGCCAGTCCTATTCATTTGGTCCCCAAGAAGAGCAGCGAATGGCGCACTACTGGTGATTATCGTAAACTTAATGCTTCCACTATTCCAGATCGCTACCCGATTCCCCATGGGGAAGACATTCTTCAACGTCTGCATGGATGCTCGGTTTTCTCCACAATCGATTTGGTGCGTGCCTACCACCAGATCCCAGTCGCGCCAGATGATATTCCAAAAACAGCTGTCACTACACCGTTCGGCCTTTTCGAATTCGTCGGCATGCCACCTGGACTGCGCAATGCAGCGCAAACCTTCCAGCGCCACATGGACAACCTGCTTCGAGGCATTCCATTCGTAGGATGCTATATGGACGACATCATCGTGTTCTCCACAACGCATGAGGAGCATTTGAAGCACCTCCAGACAATCTTTGAGATTTTGCAGAGGAACCACCTGCAAATTAACCCTCAAAAGTGCCAATTTGGTAAAAGTGAGGTCATTTTCTTAGGGTTCCAAGTCAATGCGAGCGGATTCAAGCCCCCTGTTGAGCGCACGCAAGCAATCAACAGATTTTATCTCCCAATTCTCAACGGAGATAGTGTACAATCCCGGGGAAAACAACGCAGTGGCAGACGCCCTCTCACGCATCAACACCATAAGCATGCCGTCTAGCTTCAGTGCTCAAGCGATATTCGAGGCCCAACAAACCGACGATGAAATGGCTGAGCTTCCTCAAACAACGTCCCTTGTTCTACAAATTAGGAACCTCGACAACCTAGACATCTGGTGTGACATCTCGAATGGACGCGAACGGCCATATTTACCCAAAAGTCTGAGACGCCAAGCTTTTGATGCAGTGCATGGATTGGCGCATCCCAGCGGCCGTACAACTGCAAAGTTACTTAAGCAGCGGTTTGTCTGGCCAGGAATTAACCGTGATGCCACCCTCTGGTCCCGACAATGCGTTCCTTGCCAGCGGGCCAAAATCCATCGCCACACACGCAGCCCGGTGGAGAAGATCGATGTTCCTGACAATCGTTTCGAGCACATTCACGTCGATCTGATTGAGCTTCCCACTATCCGTAACTTACGCTACTGTCTTACCATCATCGACCGCTTCAGCAGATGGCCTGCAGCTATTCCACTATCCAACATCACCGCGGAGACTGTCGCGAAAGCTCTGTATACACAGTGGATCTGCATGTTTGGCTGTCCACTCACTATAACAACGGACCAGGGAACTCAATTCGAATCCTCATTGTTTGCTGAGCTGGGTAAACTAATTGGAGCCGAAAGGATACGTACAACTGCGTATCACCCTCAGTCAAACGGCATCGTGGAGAGATGGCACCGTACCCTCAAGGCCG
This portion of the Drosophila santomea strain STO CAGO 1482 unplaced genomic scaffold, Prin_Dsan_1.1 Segkk69_quiver_pilon_scaf, whole genome shotgun sequence genome encodes:
- the LOC122756608 gene encoding uncharacterized protein LOC122756608; amino-acid sequence: MTEVSDVLVQPSEVNKYEHLKEIIIKRFTESPDRQLQRALLELDLGDKKPSQLLRQMTTLADGRASADALRVRWLSQLPQHVQRSLKLLRSATLEAQAALADDLMEEESGSFVMAAGPSSAQFRGNTREYPPAAGTSVVDDLKRDIAAIKASLTRLQNMQPSSHSCPADRNEQQLRSPRVCFYHAKFGPNARKCSSPCAWVPQQGN